Genomic window (Musa acuminata AAA Group cultivar baxijiao chromosome BXJ1-9, Cavendish_Baxijiao_AAA, whole genome shotgun sequence):
GATTCAATCCATCGTTGGAGATGCAGAGGAGCAGCAGATTAAGGACACTGCCGTCAAAAATTGGTTGACGGCACTCAGGGATGCGGCCTACGCTGCAGAGGACGTTCTCGACGACTTTAATCTCGAAACCCTCAGGAAGAGTAACAGAGCAATCGAGAACAAGATGATGGGCAAGGTCAGTGACTTCTTTTCATCCCATAATCCACTTTGTTTTCGATTCAAAATGGCAAGGAAATTGACTGAAGTAGTAAAGAGTATAGATGAGATTGTAGCAGAGAGTCGTAAGTTCAATTTTGCAGTTCGCACACAAGAGCAAACCCCCCCAACTGTACGACAAACACACTCTTATGTCGTGGAATCGGATGTTATTGGTAGAGGCGAGGAGAAGGATGAGATAGTAAAGCTGCTAATAGAACAGCAGGATGAGAATGAGAAGATTGCAGTCCTCCCTATAGTTGGCATGGGAGGATTAGGAAAGACTACCTTAGCTAAACTGATCTACCAAGACAAGCGGGTGGAGCGGCATTTCCAATTGCGTATTTGGGTTTGTGTGGGCTCTGTTTTTGATCTGGGAGAGATTCTTAAAGCGATCATCAGTTCCGCCACTGGGAGACAGAGCGACCTGAAATTTATGGACATGTTACAATGCAGTGTTCGAGATGTATTGGCCGGGAAAAGATATCTGCTTGTGTTAGACGACGTGTGGAATGAAGACTCATCGAAGTGGGACGACTTAAAAGCGCTGTTAGCCTGCGGAGGAGACGGAAGCAGAGTTGTCGTGACCACGCGTAGTGATGGAGTGTCGTCCATGATGGGCACGCTCACCACTCACAAGCTGGCATTCCTATCTGAAGAAGATTCATGGGATTTGTTCAGGAGAAGAGCATTTCCAAGCGGAGAAGATGATGATAAGCAGCAGCATCAAAATCTGGTGGAGATTGGAAAAGCCATTGTAACAAAGTGTGGGGGATTGCCTCTCGCAGTAAAGGCCCTGGGCAGCATGCTGAGCTACCAGAACGATGAAAGGGAGTGGTCTGCTATAAAGGAAAGTAACATCTGGGATACCAAAGTGGGTGAAGGTGATATCCTACCTGCACTGCTTCTGAGTTATAATGACTTGCCTTCGCACCTGAAGCGATGCTTCGCCTTCTGTGCCATATTCCCCAAAGATTACGAGATAGAAGTAGACATGTTGATTCGACTGTGGATGGGTCAGGGGTTTATTCCATCGGAAGGAACAGCAGAACCGGAGGTTAAAGGCCACCGAATTTTCATGGAGCTACACAAGAGATGCTTCTTTCAAGATGTACGCCGAGTTAAAGAACGTAGATACATATACTTCTTGGGTAATATCATGCGTGATTATTTTCGTTGGAGAAATTATGAGTTAGAAGTCGAAGGATATTGCAGTTTGAGAACATGCAAGATGCACGACCTCATTCGTGACCTTGCACAACATATATCAGGGGAAGAAGGTGTTGCGTTGCTAGAGCCATGCACCGCCACAGCACCAAAGAAAAATGTGCATCACTTGTCCTCACCAGGCACCTCCTCGTCTTACAAAATCCACGAGACGCTGGGGAAATTTCCTGCCCTGCGGACGCTACTGGTACGAGATGCATATTTTGGAAAAGCTGTGGACAACATTTCAAGACCGGCCAAATTAAGAGTGTTAGGATTCCATAATTTAAATGCTACGATGTTGCTAAATCTAGCACAACATCTCAAGCATGTCAGATTCCTGGACATTTCTTACTCTAAAATAGCGGAGTTACCTGAAGCTATCACCACGCTGCTCAACTTGCAGACGTTGAAGCTTTCTGGATGTCAACTATTACGGAAGTTGCCAAGTAAGATGAAGAATATGTGTAATCTCAGGCATCTCTATCTCGATGAATGTACGGAGCTGAGGGACATGCCCGAAGGCCTGGGGAGATTAAGCTGCTTGCACACATTGTCAAAATACATCGTGGGTGTTGGTGCTGGGAGAGGAATAGGACAGCTAAAGGAGTTAAACCTTtcaggcaaactagagatatatGGCCTGGGAAAAGTGAGAGATGCTGCAAATGCAAGAGAAGCTAATCTCCATTCTAAACGAGACCTACACTCTTTGTCACTATGTTGGGGAGTTGTCGAATGGACTGAGAAAGAATCACTTTCCGAGAATGTTGAGACGAGAGCTGAGAATAGCGAGGTGTTATTGGAAGCACTGGCACCACCCGACGGCATAAAGGCTCTATCGATCTGGGGCTACGGAGGAGTCAGGTTTCCGACGTGGACATCAGATGAGCAATTGTTGAGTCGGTACCAGCTGCTGGTGGAGATTCATCTCGGTGGATGCAGAAATTGCCAGCATCTCCCTTCGTTTTGGCAGCTGCCCTCGCTCGAGGTGCTCTGTTTAAAACATATGTATTCCCTGAAGCATATCATCCGTGGTGAAGGTGGAGGTGATTGCAGAGAACAAACATTCCCGGCATTGAAAAGGCTGGTTCTGGAGGGGATGCCAAGCTTGGAGCAATGGTGGGAGGTGGAGGGTGGCGGAGCAGTGGAGGAGGGGAAGTGCTTCCCGCACCTTGTTGAGCTAAGAATCTCAGAGTGCTCGAAGTTGGGATCAATGCCACGGTTGCCTTCCCTCAAATTTCTGGGTATGCCGAGCGGCAACAGGATGTTGGGATCGATTGAGAACCTGAGCACATTAGCCTGTCCTCTTGATTTACGCTGATAGTGCAACTGTAGATGCCGAGACACGTTTTACCTTTCCTCGTGATCTACAGTTCCTTGAAGAATTACGTATCGTTGGACGCAACGAGATCGAgatacagggagaggacacgaagGCATCATGGAGCATAGGGCTTCGACAATTGTATACCAGTGACTGCGACTGGTTGTTCTCATCAAGGCGGTCCATGTTTTGGAAAAGCCTCGTTTCCATTCACGCTCTGACAATCGATTCTTGTGAAGATCTGAGGACGTTCCCTGAGGAGTTTCAAGGCTTGAAGTCCTTGAAATCATTAGTTGTAATGGATTGTGGCAACCTGATTGATTTCTCGCCTGCACTtccatcatcatcaacaacaataCCAATTGGACTCCCACCGGAGCTAGAAGATCTTTGCATCATTGAATGTGGGGGATTGAAAAAAATGCCTAGGTGCCCCACGTCCCTCAAAAGACTCAATATTCTTGATTGCATAAGTCTAACTTCATTAACAGAAGACATTGGTCAGCTCACCTCTCTCGAGAGTTTATTTATTGATGATTGTCCAAACCTACTGTCCTTGCCACTTGAACTGCAACACCTCACGATGCTTCATCGGGTGTATATCGAGGATTGCCCGAAGCTTAAATCATTACCCCAAGATTTGTGCCAATATCTCTCCGGCCTCCAATCCGTAACGATTCCAATCTTGGGGAAACAATTCAAAAAAAAGAGGGAAGGCATCTAGTGTCACGCATTCCAGAATCAACAATTATGGAAGGTAGCAAAGCTTTCTCTTTTAATTAGCATTTAAATTTTAGTGCATGCAAAAGTTGCCTATGAGATTAATCACAATATTGGTATCATAAtaacttttaaaatatatcaatgcaAATTAAAGTTTCAACTAATAGTTAGTTTGGAGGAGGGGACAAGTTGGTTCAATAAAATCCCAAGTAAACTAGTGAACACTTGGGTAAGAAGCAGAAAGACAGATTTTGAGGATTTGATTTTAAGACTTTGCAGTGATTTGACAATATATTTACCAATCAAACTAGCTAGCACATTCATAGATGGTAAAGTTGGATTAAGAAAATAGTTTCTCTATTTTCTTTTACGATAATCATACATTAATTCTTAGTTTAAATACTGATTATTTACCCGAAAACAGGTTTTAACAATTGTAAAGTAAAAAATCTTTTTAAGGGATTGTAGATGCTATCACTTCCTTGGTTGTATGAAATTATTTCAAAATTCAatacttttaatttttaaattgatACATTGTATTCAGTCACATGAATGTCTAGGGACAATCATGAAGTGCCATTCTGTTTTCATGTACATAGATGATATCACTTTATTGATTGTACAAATTTTTTTGAAGTTTTAATActtctaattaaaaaaaagattatttcaaattttaaaaataacatcATATGTTGAGCATGGAGTAGGGTGACATTGCACATACAATGGTAATAAATCTTCTAAATGTTTGATGCTTCTTGTGTCTTTTCAGGTTACCACTGCTTAATTGTTTCCAGATATCTTTTATTGTGAAACTGTTGATATATTGCGGGAACTGTATTCCGGCATTATGCATATAATTGTGGAAATAGACTCGAAGACTCTGTACAACAGGGAGGCTCTGACTCTTAAAACTTTTAAGTATCCTCATGCAGTTGAAGAAATATCATATGCTATGCAGTTAGGAAAATCTCATTCGTTATGCTTACCGGTTTCTATGTAATAGTCtttggaatatatatatgtataacatGAAGATAATAGGGTGACAATAGTCGCCTTGTTGTTTGAGGAGAGATTGACCTTCTCATCTTGATCTTTTGATTCACGTCCATGTTGTCTTGTTGGTGAATGTTTTAAACAATTGTGTCAATAATCATGGCAAATCCTAAACATCTATAGGGACACCGAAGTTCTAATCCTTGGACATgcgcataatttttatatttgtgaTTCAAATTGGAGTTGTAAATCTTGTAGTGACTACAGCATACAACATCGAACTAACATGTAAAAAGGGtttatctttttatctatttTGACAAAAGCCTCACCGCTCTTCTTTTTCTCTCCACAATCGAATAGTTCGGAGGAAGAAGAGcattcatcatcaaaaagaggacgTCAATTGCATGAATACAGCGTGATGAGCTAGCAAAACTTTCCATGGACAAGAAAACAAGGCATCGTGGAACACAGAAGCAAGCAGTGATGTCAAGAAAAGATTACATATCTCGGAGGTGTCATTTCGACTTGTCTGCCCTCACTGTCATCTAGCTTTTAGTTTATGCAGTGCAGATACAAACCAAAACTAGGATCCATGCACAAAGCTCCTATATTATGATCAGCACCTGCACCAGATGCAAAATATCATGTAGTTCTTCAGTTTTTAGGCTGCTGTTGGAAGTTGCTTCGACTTACCTGAATTCATGTAACCTAAAGATCTCGCTGTGCTGCTTACATCCATAAAGTCAAACTCTCGAGTCTTGACGTATGCAAAGTCAGTTGTATGCAAAGTCTGATCTTGgaaaagttgtatgcaaagtcagTTGACTATTCAGAGATACAATAGAAATTCAACTCCGTGATGTCCGCAACTAGAAAACCTTGAGACTATTGAGGTAGACGAGCAAAACCGCTGGTGATCGATTGGACTGTCGACAAGAAGCTCTTGAAATTTCTACGGATGATGACACAGCTCCTCTTTATTACGTAACGATGACATAGCATGCAGTCCAAGCCACATCGATTTTTCTAATCCACAGGGAACGTAATGCAGTCTCTCTCTACATCACAATGTATATAGAGtgtaagaaaagaaagaacatgtTATGTCAAGTATTACTGATTCTTTTATATATTCATTTACGTTAGATGAACTGTGGGGAACCTTTTGGTGTAAGAATATTGTAGATGTAACAGATGATTACATTTTAGAGTTTTCTCAAATATAACAACTGAAATAGTTACTCGATTCTTCTTCCTGCTTCTCTAATATTATCTCCAATCTTGTTTTGATTGCATATTTGGTGCAAATTAACCTCCATTATGTATGGTACAATTTCATATTTACAGCATATTTAGTTCCGCTAAGTATTGATTTGCATCACAACAATAACATCATCATTATAGAGAAGATGACGCATCATACCATGAATATTTCACATTTGATTCTCAAATTATGAGACATGACTCCTCATTCTAGAAGAGTATATTAGAAGAAAACTAAGTGTATATAATGCacggaaagaaaaataaaaaacaactgAATCTCTAAAAGTAGACGAGTATACAAATCATTAAAATTTCTTTTATAAGAATTACTAATAAAAGTTTAACTTATTTACATTTAGTTTTCCAAGATCAATTAGAATAAATGCATCTACTAGAGTTTTTCAATGTCAATCAATCAATTTCTAAGAGAGCGATGTCCTTTATCCTTTCTAAATCAAGTACAAGTTGTTATGGCATCATTGTCGTCCTTTAAGGCAAATATTATTACATTAAAATGCATCTTTAGATTTTAGGCAACTCGCTTCACTAAAAGTAGTATAATTCCATTAAGCGCTTACAGATACTATTCATACATATATTAGAAGAGGTCAGGGAAGAAAAAGTGATTCACATCAACTAAGGATGGCTCTTAATTACTTCAACTTCTAATTACATAACTCGATATCAGTCACAAATCATAGAGGACACACGGTATCCGAATCAACCATTAAAGAACGCACAAGTAATATGCATACGTCAATCGAAAAATTACAATATGTAGTGTGGTTAGGGTTTTTGGCGTACCAATTAGCCTATATTTTGAAGGCAAAtccataattaaatattaaaaaagagtcaatcattttttttggcagtcttttttttcttgtttttattgAGCAAGTAGGCTAAATCCACGAAACTGCACATCCATACATGTCTTTGTCTCAAGGTCCTAACAATTAATGTCGAGAAAAAAATATAGAATCTCATGGTGATAAATCACTTAGTGGTTATTGGGCTTGCGTTGAATTATCCATTTTAGATATATGAGTGTACTCATACGATTTTACTTTTTAGAGCACATTAACtctaaaaagaatttttaagggtAAAGAAGATTCGACGGACTCCTACTCCTTAATTAATATAAGACTAAATGACCTTATTATATAGCTATAACAAGACTTACTCTTTGCTTTAACTATATTATAATAGCTCGCTCGAGGGCCATCACTTTTGGTTTTGATCAAATTATTGAAGGCCACTGTGAAGTCAGATAGCATGATAGAGCATTTTGATTCTTTCAATTGGATTCCTGCATATTTGTTTCTCATCTTGGATTATTAGTTCATGGAGCCTTAACCTTATAGCAGCACAGATATTCTCAACAAGAACAGTGTGAATACATAAACATCATCAAACGTAGAAATAGTCAAAGAAGTGGTGCTATACATGCGATTGAGCTTTTCGGGACTTCTTTTCGTGGAGCTTAACATCCCTCTCTGTTTCAACAAATCCCACAGCAATTATGGACCTCAAGAAGTAACACCCGTTCGTTTGATTTGGGTAGTTCATGATTTTTCTGAAGCCTCCTGTATTGGAAGTTTCATTAAAAGAAAGTGTAGCTTTCAGAGGCCACATAAGAGAGTAGATGAACTGTAGCTTTCAGATGCCACATCTGTTTCATTCCTTATGCCAGCCTGATGTCAGTCAAAGCATTGTTTAGGTGAAGGCTGTGTGGGGAAGTGTTGAGTTGATTCACTCGGGTGTTACAGATCTGGTTGAAACATGGAATCAGCAAGATAACATGGAACAGATGCTAAATGCCAACAAGTCACAGCAATCTGCTCCCGTTCCCACCAAATCTGCCATGTTTGTTGCTGTTCTTCGTCTCTCTTCTGCTTTCCTACAGTTAAATCCCAACTGTTGTGCATTCTTAGGGGGGGCCATTCACTAGGTTTGCAAAATGGATTCATTTGATCGTCCAGCAAAAGTTTCAACTTCCTTTATCTACTGCATCTCGTCTTATCCTCCAAGTTTTCATcccattgagagagagagagagagagagagtttccaTCACAAATTCAGCACAATCATTTTCACCTTTTTCCATTTACTTCCACCATGTTatgtgaaattaaaaaaaaaaaggaatgaaaaCGACCAAACCTTTTTCTTTTAGACCATTTCTTATGGATGAAGCAAAATTTGTCTTTCATGTTGAATGAATCATAGAAATAACAATTGATATTAACTTACATGCTTTTTGATACATTAACACTGGCAATCTGGATGGAGGATTGATTTAGAGAACAGACTGGCACCTCTTCATCTTTTTTATGCTTGTTTCATGCTGCAGTTAACATAAACCTACCAACGAAAACGTGATCGTATTTTGAACAAAATTTTATAGCTTCCGTTTCATGTCTGtacattttatttcttgtatagTTTAATGTTAAAGATTGCTATGGGCGCAGAAAAGTAAAAAATTGATGTTCACATTTTTTTACTCTCTTAGCGGCTATTTGTAGCACTTCCGGGCTTCATCACGAGGAGAAGACTCTCATAGATTGCACCATCGGCAGCAGTATGGCGATCGATCCCTACCTCGTGGCCGCCACCGCGCTCTGCCTCCtcgtccacctcctcctccaccgcttcctcCGCAAGTCGCCTTCCCGCTTCCCCTACCCGCCGGGCCCCCGGGGGCTCCCCATCCTCGGCTCGCTTCTCCTCGTCGGGGCCAGCGCGCACTCCAGCCTCGCCCGCCTCGCCGAGCGCTACGGCCCCATCATGTTCCTCCGGCTGGGCTCTCATGGCTGCGTCGTGGCCTCCAACGCCGACGCTGCACGCGCCTTCCTCAAGACAGTCGACGCCCAGTTCGCCAACCGCCCCGACCCCATCAGCGCCCGCGACGTCAGCTACCAGCGCCAGAACCTGGTGATGGCCGACTACACCCCGACGTGGAAGCTCCTCCGCAAGATGTGCAGCCTGCACCTCCTCGGCGGCAAGGCCTTCGCCGACTGGGCCCCCGTCCGCCGGGACGAGTTCCGGCGCATGGCCCGCTCCCTGCACGGCCTGGCCGAGGCCGGCGAGCCGGTGGAGCTGATGGACGTGCTGGTGTGCACGCTGGCCAACGTCGTCGGGTTGATCTTGGTGAGCAGGCGGGTGTTCAACGCCCACGGGGAGGAGTCCAACAAGTTCAAGGACATACTGGTGGACATGCTGACCGGCGGCGCGCAGTTCAACATCGGCGACTTCTTCCCGTCGATCGCGTGGATGGACCTGCAGGGGATACAGAAGAAGATGTTGAGCGTGCACTTGAGGTTCGACGCCATGGTGACGAAGCTGTTCGACGAGCACGAGGCGGCCAAGGGGGAGCGGCAGGGGAGGCTGGACTTCATCGACAAGGTCATGGCCAACAAGGTGACGGAGGACGGGGAGACCATCTCGGAAGTCAACGTTAAAGCACTCATCTTCGTAAGTTTTCCGATGGGAATCATCTCTTCAAATTACTGCTTTGTTATCTTCAATGAACAGTGTCTCAAGGTCAACGGTATTATCCATTGTTTGTCGAGTTCATAACAATATGACCACCACCAGATTCCGGCCGCCTCCTATATCTTCGTTTGATAGCAACTTTT
Coding sequences:
- the LOC135593283 gene encoding putative disease resistance protein RGA3; this translates as MQPEIHRPLNLQHHHILTTIIMVVEALLSSFLEILIGSTKNSVVRQIGGVWGLEEDLEKLERTLLRIQSIVGDAEEQQIKDTAVKNWLTALRDAAYAAEDVLDDFNLETLRKSNRAIENKMMGKVSDFFSSHNPLCFRFKMARKLTEVVKSIDEIVAESRKFNFAVRTQEQTPPTVRQTHSYVVESDVIGRGEEKDEIVKLLIEQQDENEKIAVLPIVGMGGLGKTTLAKLIYQDKRVERHFQLRIWVCVGSVFDLGEILKAIISSATGRQSDLKFMDMLQCSVRDVLAGKRYLLVLDDVWNEDSSKWDDLKALLACGGDGSRVVVTTRSDGVSSMMGTLTTHKLAFLSEEDSWDLFRRRAFPSGEDDDKQQHQNLVEIGKAIVTKCGGLPLAVKALGSMLSYQNDEREWSAIKESNIWDTKVGEGDILPALLLSYNDLPSHLKRCFAFCAIFPKDYEIEVDMLIRLWMGQGFIPSEGTAEPEVKGHRIFMELHKRCFFQDVRRVKERRYIYFLGNIMRDYFRWRNYELEVEGYCSLRTCKMHDLIRDLAQHISGEEGVALLEPCTATAPKKNVHHLSSPGTSSSYKIHETLGKFPALRTLLVRDAYFGKAVDNISRPAKLRVLGFHNLNATMLLNLAQHLKHVRFLDISYSKIAELPEAITTLLNLQTLKLSGCQLLRKLPSKMKNMCNLRHLYLDECTELRDMPEGLGRLSCLHTLSKYIVGVGAGRGIGQLKELNLSGKLEIYGLGKVRDAANAREANLHSKRDLHSLSLCWGVVEWTEKESLSENVETRAENSEVLLEALAPPDGIKALSIWGYGGVRFPTWTSDEQLLSRYQLLVEIHLGGCRNCQHLPSFWQLPSLEVLCLKHMYSLKHIIRGEGGGDCREQTFPALKRLVLEGMPSLEQWWEVEGGGAVEEGKCFPHLVELRISECSKLGSMPRLPSLKFLGMPSGNRMLGSIENLSTLACPLDLR
- the LOC103998211 gene encoding flavonoid 3',5'-hydroxylase 1; protein product: MAIDPYLVAATALCLLVHLLLHRFLRKSPSRFPYPPGPRGLPILGSLLLVGASAHSSLARLAERYGPIMFLRLGSHGCVVASNADAARAFLKTVDAQFANRPDPISARDVSYQRQNLVMADYTPTWKLLRKMCSLHLLGGKAFADWAPVRRDEFRRMARSLHGLAEAGEPVELMDVLVCTLANVVGLILVSRRVFNAHGEESNKFKDILVDMLTGGAQFNIGDFFPSIAWMDLQGIQKKMLSVHLRFDAMVTKLFDEHEAAKGERQGRLDFIDKVMANKVTEDGETISEVNVKALIFDLFTAGTDTSAIIVEWAMAEMLKNPAILSRAQAELDDVVGRDRLLEETDLPKLAYLQAVCKEAMRLHPSTPLSLPHFSHEDCEVNGYYIPKNTRLLVNIWAIGRDPEVWEEPLVFDPDRFITGKGARYDPQGNDFEFIPFGAGRRVCAGKLVGMVFVQYLLGMLVHAFDWSLPDGEELNMDEKFGLALPKAVPLKVFLRPRLSPAAYA